In the Dendrosporobacter quercicolus genome, CTGCAGTAACGACACCGGAGAAATCGGGGGGAGTTACAGATTTTGGTCAAATTCCTGTTGGACAATTACCGTTTGATCTGTAAGCCAGCAAACTGGCTTGGGATAAGTTATAGCAGCATTTTTGCAAAAAATTTTATACCATTCGGAATAGGTGCCTTTAGGGCTTAATAGAGAAGACCGGTGAAAAGCCGGCGCGGTCCCGCCGCTGTATAGTTGAAGAATCTGCAACAACGTCACTGGAGAGATCCGGGAAGGCGCAGAGTTTTGATGAAGCTAAGCCAGAAGAACTGCCTGTTCGACAATCACCGTTTGACCTGCGAGCGATGGGGAGGAGATTACCGGAAAGATTCAAAATTTTCAGGCTTATTTGCCGTGGGAATTTTGAGGTTCCTGTAATAAAAATGTCCCTTTTCGCCAGCGGCGGAGAGGGATTTTGTTTTTGAGGAGGTGATGAAGCGCTAGGCCGGGCGGCAGCACTGATTGATCTGTTTGCGAAAAACTAGCTGTAAATGAAAAATAGTAATTATGCTTTGAGCAAAAGGAAAGGAAGGATATGAATATGGGTTTGTTTACACTTACTGAGGAACAGGAAATGCTGCGCAAAGTGATCAGGGAATTTGTGGAGGCGGAAATAGCGCCCAAGGCTCATGAATGGGACGAACAGAATTATTGTCCGACCGAATTGTTTGGGCTTTTGGGTGAAATGGGCATTATCGGAACTTTTGTTCCTGAAGAATATGGCGGAGCCGGTCTGGGATTTATTGAACGGTCAATTTGCCTGGAAGAATTGGGCAGGCACTCGGCGGGCCTGGCGATCAGCGTAATGGCGCATCAGTTGTGCATGGGCGGGATATTGTTTTTTGGCACAGAGGAGCAAAAACAAAAATATTTGCCTGATCTGGCCAGCGGCAAAAAGATCGGCGCTTTGTCATTAACCGAGGCGACCGGCGGTTCGGATTTTATGGGGCAAAAGTCAACAGGCGAATTTAAGGACGGCAAATGGGTGCTGAATGGCCGAAAATGTTTTATTACCAATGCTGCTGTGGCTGATATTGATCTGTGGACGGTAATTACCGGGAAAAATGAGAAAGGCCGGCCAGTTATGACGGCATTTTTGATTGATAAAGATACACCAGGCCATACTTCGGGCCGGGTTGAGCACAAAATCGGGCTGCGGTCGTCAAACACCGGCGATGTGAGCTGTGTCAATGTTACACTTGGACCTGAGCAAATGCTGGCGCAGGAGGGCAGTGGTCCCAAAATAGCTTTATCCACTATTCAGGAAGTGGGCCGGGCCGGAATGAGCGCCATCAATGTAGGCATTCTGCGGGGCTGCCTGGAAGAGTCGGTCAAGTTTTCCAATGAACGGATTATTTATGGCAAACCACTCAACAAGCTCATGAATATTCAGTTTGCCATTGCGGAGACCAAGCTGGATTATGAAACGGCCTGGCTGCTGACTTACCGGGCGGCGGCGATGAAAGACCAGGGGCTGCCTTGTGCGGGTGAGTTTGCCCAGTCCAAATACCTGGCAACCGAGGG is a window encoding:
- a CDS encoding acyl-CoA dehydrogenase family protein; translated protein: MGLFTLTEEQEMLRKVIREFVEAEIAPKAHEWDEQNYCPTELFGLLGEMGIIGTFVPEEYGGAGLGFIERSICLEELGRHSAGLAISVMAHQLCMGGILFFGTEEQKQKYLPDLASGKKIGALSLTEATGGSDFMGQKSTGEFKDGKWVLNGRKCFITNAAVADIDLWTVITGKNEKGRPVMTAFLIDKDTPGHTSGRVEHKIGLRSSNTGDVSCVNVTLGPEQMLAQEGSGPKIALSTIQEVGRAGMSAINVGILRGCLEESVKFSNERIIYGKPLNKLMNIQFAIAETKLDYETAWLLTYRAAAMKDQGLPCAGEFAQSKYLATEGAIRSAKRTIDLMGGYGAINEYPVGRFLRDALAGSTAGATSDVLKVVIAAETLKR